The Metabacillus schmidteae genome includes a region encoding these proteins:
- a CDS encoding HPr family phosphocarrier protein, translating to MVEKLVEVNLKTGLQARPAALFVQEANRFASDIFLEKDGKKVNAKSIMGLMSLAVSSGAEINLIAEGSDEQEAVDALAKFVEQEG from the coding sequence ATGGTTGAAAAGTTAGTTGAAGTAAATCTAAAAACAGGTTTACAGGCACGTCCAGCAGCATTATTTGTACAAGAGGCGAATCGCTTTGCATCAGATATATTTTTAGAGAAAGATGGAAAAAAAGTAAATGCAAAGAGCATTATGGGTTTAATGAGTTTAGCTGTTAGCTCTGGAGCAGAAATCAACCTTATTGCTGAAGGCAGCGATGAGCAGGAAGCTGTAGACGCATTAGCTAAGTTTGTTGAACAAGAAGGGTAA